Below is a genomic region from Argiope bruennichi chromosome 11, qqArgBrue1.1, whole genome shotgun sequence.
AAAAGAaactatggaatatttttagacgATACCCAACAACAGATAATCTTGTCGCTttcaaaagagccaaagcgcttgCTCGCCGCATTCGCCGACGTAGTCAAAGAGAATCgtggataaaatttatatcatcaatCACATCTTCTACTTCCAGTAAACATTTATGGAggaaagtaaaggctgctaatgggatttatAGTGAATCATCCATCCCTGTTTTAAAAACCGGAACTGAGATGCACTCTTTCCCATTAGACATAGCCAATATTCTTGGTCATACATTCGCACAGGTTTCCGCTATGgattcttatagtcctgaatttctggcaattaagaatccagCGGAACGgttatcattgaattttaatgacCGAAGTTCCTATCCATACAACTGTGAGTTTAGGATGTTTGAATTAAAAGCCGCCTTGTCTCAAACCCGTGATACAAGTcctgggccagatggaatcacatatagtatgcttcgccatttgaatgaAAACTCGCTTTCCaacctactatttttatttaatagaatctggACGGAGCAGAAGTACCCatcacaatggcgtgaagctattgtgattccaatcctgaaACCTGACAAGGAATCTTCCAATCCTCTGAGCTACAGGCCAATTGCTCTAACAAGTTGCATTTGTAAAacctttgagcgcatggtcaacgCTCGTCTTATctttgaattggagaaacaaggatgtatctcgccgttgcagagtggtttccggagAGATCGTTCCACCTTCGACAAtctcattttactggaaacccagatcCGTAACGCTTTTGTTAAGAGgaatcaccttgtctccatattttttgatatagaaaaggcctatgaccgtgcttggcgctttggaatactttcaacactttttaactgcggttttaggggaaacctacctatgtttttacagaactttttatctcatcggactttcagagttcgtgtaggcaacttttattccgattcttttattcaagctgagggagttccgcagggaagtgtcctcagtgtcacgcttTTTATCGTTCATCTTAGCCAAATTTTAACAAGCTTACCTTCATCTGTACATGCCAgcctttatgttgacgatctgcagatatCATGCCAAGATAGCGATATGAatgtaattgaacaaaatttacaaactgccgtagataaattagtatcttggtgcgataacaatgggcatactatctctccggagaagagccAATGTGTCCACTTTTGCCGGAAAAGAAAGCTTCACCTTGATCCGAATATACATATTCGAAATACTCAAATCCCTGTGGTGAACGAAGTACGGTTTTTAGGAGTGATTCttgatcggaagctcaccttcctgCCACATATCTTATAtttacggaagaagtgtgagaagtcattgaacattttaaaagtgctctcgaaaacatcttggggtgccgatcgaacctccttaaTCCGTGTTTACGAAGCAGTAATTCTTTCCCGAATTGACTATGGGTGTACGGTGTATGGTTCCGCCTGCCCATCAGTTTTGAGGCGattggataccattcaccattctgcTTTGCGTATTTGTTCAGGTGCATTCCGTACTTCTCCGGTTGAAAGCCTATACGTTATATGCCATCAACTTCCTCTAAGTTTAAGGCGTAAGAAATTgtctgccatattttattttcgaacaaaATCTGTTTTGAATCATCCCTTGAGCCACATGCCATTACCAGTTAGTCTTCGTCGACTTTATAATGCACGTCCCTCTCACATCCTCCCATTTTGTGAGAGAACTAAATTGCTTTTGAATGACTCGGACATTAACGCTGTTCATGTTAAAGTTGTTGACACTTTTAGTTTTTCACCTTGGGATATACCGCAGTTTTCGTTTTTGAATCCTTTTACTGGCTTTGATAAATCATTAACTGCTCCAGTTGTCTTCCAACAGCTCTTTTTAtatcatcgctatcggtattcttcctttgtgccaattttcacggatggctcaaaatcggatggttatgctggttgcggcatcatacttccatctgatacactcagcCACCGTCTGCATAATTGTTGctcagtttttactgctgagttggtggcaattttctgCGCACTTGAGAAAATTTCATCCTTTACTCagcacaaatttattatttacactgaTAGCATGAGCGCACTGGAGACACTGTCGCATTACCACAATCGGATCCATccgattgccattaaaattttgctcACTTTGCGCCTGCTTCAGAATGATGGGTTTCAAGTAATCttctgttgggttccgagtcatgtcggtaTCTTGGGAAATGAGAAGGCAGACTTGGCTGCAAAGTCTGCATCGACTTCTTTGAGCATGAGCCTTCCCTTTAATGATGTTAAAAGGTCCATTGCTCATCATTTCTCCTCTATCTGGCAaaaatcatgggatctgcagattgaaaataaattacattttattaaagcgAACATTGTGCCTTGGCCTGtccatcctatacgtgagatggatgttaaattaacacgtctccgtataggacatacgcgctttacccacaaacatctcatatttggcgaaaatgcgcctatgtgcaaTGGCTGCAAAGTTAATTTTACTATTCGGCATATCCTAATTGAATGTCCTCTCTTTAATTCATACCGTGCTCGTTTTTTTACCCTGTCTTCAACATTGCAGGACTTAGTGGGTGAaagataccacccaaatatttttaaattcttaaaagctattgactttttaacttatatatagACTTTTTAATCATTCCTTTTTGTGTATTTGTACATTCCAtcattgtatcaaaatttcatgaatcatagttttttaattttaaaatgttaaaactattttctaatcttttggaaattttctttatgtccgtgttaattaaataaatgggtgtttttaaacaaattttatacttttaccatttgattggcgcagtatagccaaatatggctcttgcgccagtaaaaacacacacaaaaccaaaccaaaaaccAAAACCAGTGAAAATCTTGACTCCCTCttcaaatgtaacaaataaaGCCACATCGGCCAAGGCTTCAAATTCACCGGAGCAACCACTTTCTAGGGTGCAACAGTACATTACAGTTGCCAAAGGTCAAAAAAATGCAAAGGGAAAAGTCGGAAAAAATCGAAATTTCCGTCTCTACAGCATCCCCCACGTCCTCCTGATTCTTCCAAAATGGAAATCtctaatgagattttaaaattaacaacatCCTCTTCTGATCTGTCGGATGTTGAAATGGATCATTCTACTATTATTTCTGATGCAGGTGCTGGTGTCAGTAGCAATCCTGAACaccattcttaaaaattcaagtgTCTCGGTATTTCCTGGAATTGTCGCGGTTTCCGTTCAAAAATtcctgatattaaaatattaatcaactcTTATCAGCCTGCTGTAATTGCCCTTCAAGAAACACTCTTGAAATCAACACATCCAGCAAAAATTCGTGGTTATTCTAGTACTAGAAAAGATGTTGATACAGGTGCACCCCCAACTGGAGGTGTCTGTATATTGACTTCAAATTTGTATCCCAGTACCGTTCTTCCAATACATACTTCATTACAGGCCGTTGCAATACAAATCCATTTTAAAACCCTTATAACAGTTTGTAACATTTACCTCCCACCAAATGAAACTATTAAACAGGAAGATCTAAATTTGTTAATTGATCAGTTGCCCACACCTTTCATCTTGTTTGGAGACTTGAATGGTCATAGTATGTTATGGggtagtaataaaattaattctcgtGGAAGACAGATCGAGAAACTTATCTCCGATCACTGTCTCTGTCTACTTAATAGGgatgaaaaaacttattttcatatgGCAACACGCACATTCCATACATTGGACTTGGCTATTTGTTCCCCTTCACTCATGACCTCGCTGGATTTTGTTGTTGAAAGTGACCTTCATAACAGCGATCACTTCCCGCTTCTAGTCTCCCATGCTGacaacccctcaggggctcacctactataggtgagtacgggtgtcccaatcccgaggtacccagggatctttactccgtttaggtttactctcctctgcgccttctgctttctgctttgttttttctttccctcgacggcaagcgagggagctctccatgagaagctgtcgccgctctgtttgcttcttgcttctcatggacagccaaaaaccccacgtgtatgccgtgcgtggcgacccattagacgggtggtacatttcggtccccggtgtatcaatcggctggtatcccagccatttggctggtctgctcaaggggatcaagcgaaggggttaccttctggggctctgcgttaagggtggtagacgttcctggaagtggcccttagcgtataggttccggctagcgccAGGGTGGATACTGAGGCTGGGAATGCCCAGAGCCAGCAATTGCCTTCCCtagttgggctccgtggtgggcggtgccgtcggttCCCGAATTTGAATCCCTCTTTGTATGGGCTTTTTCTCAAACGTCACCGAAGCAACATCAAATTCTcgttattttattatgcatacTGATGAAACTTTTCATGCGCTTTCTCCATTCCTTGTACATAAATTGATTCTATCTACCATTGGTGAagtatcagatattaaaaaaatgcgttctggTGATCTCCTTATTCAAACGAAATCAAAAAAGCAAGCAGATACTCTGAGTAAACTTACTACCTTAGGTTCATGGCCAATAAAAGTATCTCTTCACAAGACATTGAATTTCTCACGGGCGGTTGTCTCGGAACAATCTCTTGTACAACACTCTGACACAGAATTAGTGGAAGAATTACGATCCCAGGGGGTCTGCGCCGCTCGTCGCATTCATGTTCGACGTGACGGACGTTTAATTCCCACAAAGCATGTTGTTCTTACATTTGAAACGCCTGTTCTACCAAAATTCATACGTGCTGGATATTTGCGGTGTAACATTCGTCCATACATACCTAATCCTCTGAGATGTTACCAGTGTCAGAGGTATGGTCACTCTCGGCAATCATGTCGTGGTAAAATGGTATGTGGTAAATGTTCTTCATTGGATCATGAAACTAACACATGCgattcagaaatattgaaatgcCCTAACTGTGCATGCGCTCATGCagcatcttctaaattttgcccTAAATggcaaatggaaaaagaaatcctagccattaaaataaaaaacaacataaCCTTTAAAGAAGCCCGTCAAATAGTCAATGATAGAATGCCTAAGTCTGGTGTATCGTATTCCTCTCTTTTGAAATCAAAACCAGAAAACACTAATGTCGGTTCAACTCAAACCGAAGAATTATTAACGAAAATTGTTTGCCCTCCTCTCAAAAAATTACAACCTTTAAAAGCCAATGTAACACAGACGAAAAAACTTCCAACCAAAACTGACTATTATGCACCTAAGCTTGCAACTCCTGTAGATACTAGTTCCAGTTGTACTTCACCTGTTGCAGCTGTTGCTCTACATACAGACCCTGAAGTATGCTGTAATAACAAACCGACGAAAGAActccgaaaaaaattaaaatcttctggtATTACCAATCAACTTCCGCCTGATGAACTTTTATCTATTAATCCATCCTCTTCAGACATCTCTGAAATGGATATGGAACCTTCTACGCAGCTCGATGATGTTACTGCAggcaaagttaagaaaaaatctcaaCGTAAACGCTGATTTTATGGCCACACTTATTTCATGGAACTGTCGTGGCTTTCGCAATAAATTGCACCAAATCAAGGactttattaacaattttcacCCTGTCTGCATGGCATTTCAAGAGACATACTTAAAATCAAGCGACCCAGCAAAAATTAAACGCTATAGTTTGATTCGAAGAGATGGTAACTCTGATAGAGCATCGGGAGGTGTTGCTCTCCTCGTCTCGCATGACCACCCCACATCTATATTCCCACTTCACACACAACTGCAAGCGGTTGCGATTCGTACTGCGATTCCGCGCTTAATTACAGTTTGTTCTCTTTACTTGCCTCCTAATTCCGCCATTGATAAACATGAACTTGATagattagtttctgaattgccagCACCGTTCATAATAATAGGTGATTTTAACGCTCATAGTCCTGTTTGGGGTAGTAATAGCACGAATCCTCGTGGAAGACAAATTGAGGAATTTATTTCTGATCACTCTCTTTGTCTTTTGAATAATGGTGACTATACCCACTTTCATTTGGGTAGTAAAACTTTCCATTGTTTAGATCTTGCTCTCTGTTCAGCCCCTATTGCTCCGTTTTTCACTTTTCGAGTGGGGAATGACTTATGTGAAAGTGATCATTTCCCAATTTTCCTCACTCAAGTTAATATACCTGTCATGGTACCACAACGACCTAAACGTTATTTTTTGATAAAGCTGATTGGACGAGTTTCACTAGCAGGGCCAAAATATCAAGGGATATGGTGGAACATCCAGACCTTGAGGTTGTTGTCAATAATGTGACCTCTTCAATACTCAGAGCAGCAGATGAAACAATTCCGAAATCTGGCACTGCTTTCCCTAAATTTCGGAAACCTTGGTGGAATAGTCAGTGCACAGAAACGCGCAGGAATCAACAAATTGCATGGAATAAGTTCCGAAGACGGCCATCtacggaaaattttattttatttcaaaaagctaAAGCTATAGCTAGACGTACTCGGCGCCAAGCCCAACGGAATTCCTGGATTAAACTTACATCCAATATTAATTCTTCTGTATCAGTGACAGAAATGTGGAATCTAGTAAAAAAGGCGTGTGGAATTTATTCTGAATATCCTGTATCCTATTTAAAAGTGAAGGATCGGGAAATTTGTGACTTACAGGAAATGACTAATATTTTAGCAGAAACATTTGCATCTGTATGCGCAGCACAAAACTATACAGAACCATTTCTGTCATATAAGAACACAACAGAAAAAATTCCCCTTCGATTTCGCACAAAAAAGATTCTCACATATAACGTCGATCTGACCATAGAAGAATTACGTGAATCATTGTCCACAACTAAGCAAACTTCACCAGGTCCTGATGGCATCACTTATTCTATGATCTCGCATCTGTCAGATGACTCTCTTGATAATATTCTATACATGTTTAATAGAATATGGAAAGAGTATTATTTTCCATCAAAATGGAAATATGCCACCGTCATTCCCATATTGAAGCCTAATAAAGATCCTTTAGATCCTCTCAATTACCGTCCAATTGCATTGACCAGCTGCATGTGCAAACTTCTTGAAAAGATTGTAAATGCGCGTTTAAcctatattttggaaaaaaaaggatgTATTTCGCCATTTCAGAGCGGTTTCCGTAAAGGCCGCTGTACAACAGATAATctgattttattagaaagtgcCATTCGTACAGCCTTTCTCAGACGCCACCATCTGGTCTCAATTTTTTTCGACATAGAGAAGGCTTATGATAGAGCATGGCGATATGGGATTTTGAAAGACCTATTTGAGCTGGATTTTCGTGGACATTTGCCTATgtttatacaaaactttttacaACACCGTTATTTTAGAGTTAGACTGGGAAATACTTATTCTGATGTTTATTGCCAAGAAGAGGGCGTTCCTCAGGGCTCAGTTTTAAGTGTAaccctatttattttaaaaattaataatattttatcagttttacctTCCTGCATACAAAGATCACTTTATGTGGACGATCTTCAGATATCTTGTTCTGGTAGAGAtatgagatttattgaaagaCAGCTGCAAACAGCAATCAATAATATGATAGCTTGGACAAATAAAAACGGTTTCACGTTTTCTGCTCAAAAAACCTTTGGTGTTCATTTCTGTAGAAGATTGTTACATCCAGATCCGGAATTATTTATTCAAGACACACCTTTAATTATGCAGAATGAATGCAAATTTCTTGGggtaatttttgacaaaaaattgacttttcttcCCCATGTCACATATTTGAGGAAGACATGTCTCAAgtctctaaatattttaagagttctCTCAAACACTGCTTGGGGCGCTGATCGCACTTGCTTACTACGTGTATATAGAAGCGTCATACGTTCAAAACTGGATTATGGATGCATCGTTTACGGATCCACGCGACTTTCATACCTTTCACGGCTTAATTATATTCACCATCAGGCTTTAAGACTATGCTCAGGCTctttccgcacctctccagtaATGAGTTTGTATGTGGAAAATTTTGAGCCATCTTTGACTCGCAGAACACACATGCTATCCTTTTGTTATTACTTTCgagttttatcaaatgaaaataacccTTTGAGGAAAATCTTTTTGGATCACAGCACAGACAGGCTGTTCAATAAACGGTCTTCATGTATACCTCCTTTGGGACTACGAATTCGCCAATTACTTCCAGATGAATTTCAGACTCTTGATGTCAGCAATAGTGATTCATTTGTAAACCCCCCTTGGATCTGCAATAACATCACCTACCTGAATCCTTTTAAGAATCTATACAAAGCAGAGATATGTAGctctattttcaaattattttcttttcccacagacaattattttatgattatctaCCCATTTATACAGATGGCTCTAAATCTGATACAAATACTGGTTGCGCTTTTGTTTGGGAGAATGACATTATAAGTTATAAACTTCACGATTTCACCTCTGTTTTTACCTCTGAATTGACAGCATTGTATATATCACTAAGATATCTTTCTGAAAAAAGTCCAGTAAAAGCCATTATTTACTCTGACTCTTTGAGTGCTTTGGAATCCTTGAATGGTGGTAGGAATTCTCATAGTCTTACATGGGAAATCAAGCGTTTGCAATCCCATCTGCATAGGAGaggttttacaattttattttcatggataCCAGCGCATGTCGGCATAACAGGAAATGAACAGGCAGATATTGCAGCTAAATTTGCTACTACATATCGCCCTCAACCTCTTCATTACACTGATATAAAGAACACAATACGTAAGTGGATGCTGAAGACTTGGCAAAATGACTGGAATCAAGAAGTAAATAACAAACTCCACGAAGTGAAACCGTATATTATGACATGGACTTCAACtttcaacagaaaatttgatgtaattttaacTAGACTGCGTATTGGACATTCACGTATCACACACAGACATTTACTATTCGGTGAATCTCCACCTGTGTGCAGTTCGTGCAATGTTCCACTGACTAcacgtcatattttaattgaatgttcggATTTTTATAGAGAGCGCATGAACTTTTTTAACTCCTCTGATTTTAACTTGTCTTTCCTTATAGGAGAAAGAccccataaaaatttatttccgttcttaaagaaaattggaatttttaatgaaatttaaagttactATTATAGTACTTTTACCTACTGTTTTACCAGTTTTTTACGTTGGATCTTAAGGAACTAAATAGAAACTCGACAAATGAACTGTGTTTTCGGTGCAGCATATCCTAGTAAAGGATCTTGCGCCAGAGAATTATCACATCCATCCATCC
It encodes:
- the LOC129956790 gene encoding uncharacterized protein LOC129956790 → MRSGDLLIQTKSKKQADTLSKLTTLGSWPIKVSLHKTLNFSRAVVSEQSLVQHSDTELVEELRSQGVCAARRIHVRRDGRLIPTKHVVLTFETPVLPKFIRAGYLRCNIRPYIPNPLRCYQCQRYGHSRQSCRGKMVCGKCSSLDHETNTCDSEILKCPNCACAHAASSKFCPKWQMEKEILAIKIKNNITFKEARQIVNDRMPKSGVSYSSLLKSKPENTNVGSTQTEELLTKIVCPPLKKLQPLKANVTQTKKLPTKTDYYAPKLATPVDTSSSCTSPVAAVALHTDPEVCCNNKPTKELRKKLKSSGITNQLPPDELLSINPSSSDISEMDMEPSTQLDDVTAGKVKKKSQRKR